The DNA region ATCGGCGGCGGCACCCTGATGGCGATGAGCTTCACGGCCATTGCGGACCTCTTTACCCCCGCCGAGCGCGGTCGTTACCAGGGCTACACGGGTGCCGTCTGGGGCGTGAGCAGCGTGGTGGGGCCGCTCGTGGGCGGCTTCCTGACCGACCACCTGGGCTGGCGGAGCGTGTTCTTCGTGAACCTGCCCTTCGCGGTGCTCGCGGCGTTTTTCATCGCGCGTTTCTTCCGGCTGCCCGCCCCGGGGGTCAAGGGGCACTTCGACGCTCTGGGCGCCCTCCTGCTCGGCGGGGCGGTGATCACCCTCACGCTCGCGCTCTCGTGGGGTGGGGGCACGTACGCCTGGGACAGCCCCCGCATCCTGGGCCTGCTCGCGGCGACCCTCGTCCTCGGCCTGTGGTACGGCTGGCACAGCCGCGCGCAGGAGCGGCCCATCCTCGACCTGCGGCTGCTGCGCGACCCGGCGATCTCCCTCGCCTCGCTGGCGGGCTTTCTGACGAGCGCGGGGATGTACGCGGCGATCCTGTACCTGCCGCTGTACATGCAGGGCGTAAAGGCCTCCTCCGCGAGTGGCAGCGGCCTGGCGCTCGCGCCCCTGATGTTCGGGATGATCGTGACGAGCACCCTCAGCGGGCAGGCGGTGAGCCGTACTGGGCGGTATAAGGTGCTCATCCTCTCGGGCGCACTCGTCGCCACCGTCGCCCTGTTCCTGAGTTCGACCCTGGGGACGACCACCCCGCTGTGGATTGCCGTCGGGCTGATGGTCCTTCTTGGCATCGGGCTCGGGCCGGTCAATAGCCAGCTCACCCTCGCGGTGCAGAACGCCGCGCCCAAGGGGCAACTCGGGAGCGCCACGGGCGGCAACCAGTTCTTCCGGCAGATCGGCGGCACCCTGAGCGTCAGCCTCTTCGGCGCGCTCGTGAACGCCCAGCTCGCGCAGAACCTCGCGGCCCGGTTGCCCGCGCAGGCCCAGGCGCTCCCCGCGCCCCTTCAGGAGGCCATCGCCAACCCCAACCTCCTCACCAGCCCGGAGGCGGCGGGTCAGCTTCAGGGAGCTCTGGCCCGGCTCGGCGCCTCCGATCTCTTCGGCCCCATCCTGGCGGCGCTGCGGGGTGGCATGACGACCGCCATCGACCACGTGTTCCTGATCGCGGGCGTGCTCGTCGGCCTCGCCTTCCTCGTCACGCTCGCGCTGCCCGAACGGCCCCTCGCCGGCAAGGCGCCCGCCCCACGCCGCG from Deinococcus aetherius includes:
- a CDS encoding MDR family MFS transporter: MNALTLSARDKTLAFVGILTVLFLSSLNLTVVGSAMPRVISDLGGFHLYAWAFTAYSLATTITIPIVGTVSDRYGRRPLLLLGIAVFTLGSVLLGLAQDMGQLIALRALQGIGGGTLMAMSFTAIADLFTPAERGRYQGYTGAVWGVSSVVGPLVGGFLTDHLGWRSVFFVNLPFAVLAAFFIARFFRLPAPGVKGHFDALGALLLGGAVITLTLALSWGGGTYAWDSPRILGLLAATLVLGLWYGWHSRAQERPILDLRLLRDPAISLASLAGFLTSAGMYAAILYLPLYMQGVKASSASGSGLALAPLMFGMIVTSTLSGQAVSRTGRYKVLILSGALVATVALFLSSTLGTTTPLWIAVGLMVLLGIGLGPVNSQLTLAVQNAAPKGQLGSATGGNQFFRQIGGTLSVSLFGALVNAQLAQNLAARLPAQAQALPAPLQEAIANPNLLTSPEAAGQLQGALARLGASDLFGPILAALRGGMTTAIDHVFLIAGVLVGLAFLVTLALPERPLAGKAPAPRREGTAPATD